In the Paralichthys olivaceus isolate ysfri-2021 chromosome 17, ASM2471397v2, whole genome shotgun sequence genome, one interval contains:
- the LOC109629526 gene encoding cyclic nucleotide-gated channel beta-3-like isoform X1, whose translation MFGKFKGLLSGPQVPPAPGTTRVAPDPDPAPAPAPAPAPAPAPAPAEDAKAADKGNEAKPQESAPAPAPAPSPAPAPAPAPAAAPAPAPTPAPAPGPTAAPTNPNQAGPDGAEQPPPPPLPIVINRYSDDQLRAIIKLMRERQELYKEKVVDQYASSPEITPPVTPLLRKDNYAKVIEERKRQAEEERIKKEEAEKKKKEEAEKKKKENEQKKKEEEEKKKAEMEAEKKLEKVDMKTKIKETAWRTVDTVLKPFEDSMDSVLGNTIDPFTDRRYIAWLSLVTLAFNYNTWFITARQCFPYHTASAIPYWFALDLLADLIYLTDSIIFQSRKQFVKGGDIIKDREMTKMNYRESDRFKMDMICLIPFDLLYLQFGFKSVFRANRLLKADTFFEFSDRLESIMAKAYIWRVIRTIGYLLFMLHLNACFYYVASEYQGIGKTKWVYSGLGSAYLRCYYHAVRSLINIGGLNEPHTVFEITFQMTNFFTGVFVFSSLIGQMRDVIGAATAGQTYFRASMDNTVDYMVSNRIPSMVQNRVRTWYTYTWDAQGMLDESELLDKMPLVMRTAIAVDINLATFQKIDLFKGCDQQMLVDMLLRLKSIIYLPGDFVVKKGDIGKEMYIIKGGAVQVVGGPDNSIVFVTLKAGCVFGEISLLQSSKDGGNRRTANVKAYGFANLFVLEKKDLFDILVHYPESQKVLARKGRKLMKAKGPAAAKAEEEKKKGLALFGPKPATPKLLRAVGGTFNRNIIERMKAASGGK comes from the exons AGTCAGCTCCGGCCCCGGCCCCCGCTCCCTCTCCTGCACCTGCACCTGCCCCAGCCCCAGCCGCTGCTCCAGCCCCAGCCCCAACCCCTGCTCCAGCACCAGGCCCTACAGCAGCTCCAACCAACCCTAATCAAGCTGGACCTGATGG AGCGGAGCAGCCCCCTCCTCCGCCCCTGCCCATCGTCATCAATAGGTACTCAGACGATCAGCTCCGCGCCATCATCAAGCTGAtgagggagagacaggagcTGTACAAGGAGAAAGTGGTGGATCAGTACGCTTCTTCCCCTGAGATCACCCCCCCTGTCA CGCCTCTGCTCCGCAAGGACAACTACGCAAAAGTCATAGAGGAGCGGAAGAGACAAGCTGAGGAGGAGCGGATAAAGAAGGAGGAGgcggagaagaaaaagaaagaggaggcagagaagaaaaagaaggagaatgagcagaagaagaaggaggaggaggagaaaaaaaaggcagagatGGAAGCTGAGAAGAAGTTGGAGAAGGTGGACATGAAGACCAAGATAAAAGAAACCGCGTGGCGCACTGTGGACACCGTGCTGAAGCCGTTTGAGGACAGTATGGACTCTGTGCTGGGGAACACCATCGACCCTTTCACAGACCGCCGCTACATCGCCTGGCTGAGCCTGGTGACCCTGGCCTTCAACTACAACACCTGGTTCATCACGGCCCGCCAGTGCTTCCCGTACCACACAGCAAGCGCCATCCCATACTGGTTCGCACTGGACCTGCTGGCCGACCTCATCTACCTCACCGACTCCATCATCTTCCAGTCCCGCAAGCAGTTTGTCAAAGGAGGAGACATCATA aaagacagagagatgacTAAGATGAACTACAGGGAGTCAGATAGATTCAAG ATGGACATGATATGTCTCATACCTTTCGACTTGCTGTACTTGCAGTTTGGATTCAAATCCGTTTTCCGAGCCAATCGTCTGCTGAAG GCGGATACATTCTTTGAGTTCAGTGACCGTCTGGAGAGCATCATGGCCAAGGCATACATCTGGAG agTGATTCGCACCATTGGTTATCTGCTCTTCATGCTCCACCTCAACGCCTGCTTCTACTACGTGGCCTCAGAGTACCAGGGCATCGGCAAAACTAAATGGGTCTACTCCGGCCTCGGCAGCGC GTACCTGCGTTGTTACTACCACGCTGTCCGCAGTCTGATCAACATCGGGGGTCTTAACGAGCCCCACACCGTCTTTGAGATTACCTTTCAGATGACTAACTTTTTCACGGGCGTCTTTGTGTTCTCCAGTCTGATCGGACAG ATGAGAGATGTCATAGGTGCAGCCACAGCCGGTCAGACATACTTCCGAGCCTCCATGGACAACACAGTGGACTACATGGTGAGCAACCGCATCCCATCGATGGTGCAGAACAGAGTCCGCACCTGGTACACGTACACCTGGGACGCTCAGGGCATGCTGG ATGAGTCAGAGCTGCTGGACAAAATGCCTCTGGTGATGAGAACCGCCATCGCCGTGGACATCAACCTGGCCACCTTTCAGAAGATTGATCTTTTCAAG GGCTGTGACCAGCAGATGTTGGTGGACATGTTGCTGAGGCTCAAGTCAATCATTTACCTCCCTGGAGACTTTGTGGTGAAGAAA GGTGACATCGGTAAAGAGATGTACATCATCAAAGGAGGAGCGGTGCAGGTGGTGGGAGGACCTGACAACAGCATTGTGTTTGTCACACTGAAGGCCGGCTGTGTGTTCGGAGAAATCAG CCTGTTGCAGTCTTCCAAAGATGGAGGAAACAGGCGCACAGCTAACGTCAAAGCGTACGGCTTCGCTAACCTCTTTGTCCTGGAGAAGAAGGACCTGTTTGACATCCTCGTCCACTACCCCGAGTCTCAGAAGGTTCTCGCCAGGAAGGGAAG GAAGCTAATGAAGGCCAAGGGTCCTGCAGCAGcgaaggcagaggaggagaagaagaagggactGGCTCTGTTTGGACCCAAACCAGCAACGCCCAAACTGCTGCGAGCTGTCGGAGGAACGTTCAACAGAAATATCATCGAAAGGATGAAG gcTGCTTCTGGTGGAAAGTGA
- the LOC109629526 gene encoding cyclic nucleotide-gated channel beta-3-like isoform X2, translating into MFGKFKGLLSGPQVPPAPGTTRVAPDPDPAPAPAPAPAPAPAPAPAEDAKAADKGNEAKPQESAPAPAPAPSPAPAPAPAPAAAPAPAPTPAPAPGPTAAPTNPNQAGPDGAEQPPPPPLPIVINRYSDDQLRAIIKLMRERQELYKEKVVDQYASSPEITPPVTPLLRKDNYAKVIEERKRQAEEERIKKEEAEKKKKEEAEKKKKENEQKKKEEEEKKKAEMEAEKKLEKVDMKTKIKETAWRTVDTVLKPFEDSMDSVLGNTIDPFTDRRYIAWLSLVTLAFNYNTWFITARQCFPYHTASAIPYWFALDLLADLIYLTDSIIFQSRKQFVKGGDIIKDREMTKMNYRESDRFKMDMICLIPFDLLYLQFGFKSVFRANRLLKADTFFEFSDRLESIMAKAYIWRVIRTIGYLLFMLHLNACFYYVASEYQGIGKTKWVYSGLGSAYLSCFFYAEKSLLMIAELPFPDTMFGQIFQMTNYLFGAFFMSIILGQMRDVIGAATAGQTYFRASMDNTVDYMVSNRIPSMVQNRVRTWYTYTWDAQGMLDESELLDKMPLVMRTAIAVDINLATFQKIDLFKGCDQQMLVDMLLRLKSIIYLPGDFVVKKGDIGKEMYIIKGGAVQVVGGPDNSIVFVTLKAGCVFGEISLLQSSKDGGNRRTANVKAYGFANLFVLEKKDLFDILVHYPESQKVLARKGRKLMKAKGPAAAKAEEEKKKGLALFGPKPATPKLLRAVGGTFNRNIIERMKAASGGK; encoded by the exons AGTCAGCTCCGGCCCCGGCCCCCGCTCCCTCTCCTGCACCTGCACCTGCCCCAGCCCCAGCCGCTGCTCCAGCCCCAGCCCCAACCCCTGCTCCAGCACCAGGCCCTACAGCAGCTCCAACCAACCCTAATCAAGCTGGACCTGATGG AGCGGAGCAGCCCCCTCCTCCGCCCCTGCCCATCGTCATCAATAGGTACTCAGACGATCAGCTCCGCGCCATCATCAAGCTGAtgagggagagacaggagcTGTACAAGGAGAAAGTGGTGGATCAGTACGCTTCTTCCCCTGAGATCACCCCCCCTGTCA CGCCTCTGCTCCGCAAGGACAACTACGCAAAAGTCATAGAGGAGCGGAAGAGACAAGCTGAGGAGGAGCGGATAAAGAAGGAGGAGgcggagaagaaaaagaaagaggaggcagagaagaaaaagaaggagaatgagcagaagaagaaggaggaggaggagaaaaaaaaggcagagatGGAAGCTGAGAAGAAGTTGGAGAAGGTGGACATGAAGACCAAGATAAAAGAAACCGCGTGGCGCACTGTGGACACCGTGCTGAAGCCGTTTGAGGACAGTATGGACTCTGTGCTGGGGAACACCATCGACCCTTTCACAGACCGCCGCTACATCGCCTGGCTGAGCCTGGTGACCCTGGCCTTCAACTACAACACCTGGTTCATCACGGCCCGCCAGTGCTTCCCGTACCACACAGCAAGCGCCATCCCATACTGGTTCGCACTGGACCTGCTGGCCGACCTCATCTACCTCACCGACTCCATCATCTTCCAGTCCCGCAAGCAGTTTGTCAAAGGAGGAGACATCATA aaagacagagagatgacTAAGATGAACTACAGGGAGTCAGATAGATTCAAG ATGGACATGATATGTCTCATACCTTTCGACTTGCTGTACTTGCAGTTTGGATTCAAATCCGTTTTCCGAGCCAATCGTCTGCTGAAG GCGGATACATTCTTTGAGTTCAGTGACCGTCTGGAGAGCATCATGGCCAAGGCATACATCTGGAG agTGATTCGCACCATTGGTTATCTGCTCTTCATGCTCCACCTCAACGCCTGCTTCTACTACGTGGCCTCAGAGTACCAGGGCATCGGCAAAACTAAATGGGTCTACTCCGGCCTCGGCAGCGC TTACCTCAGCTGCTTCTTCTATGCTGAGAAGTCCCTGCTGATGATTGCTGAGCTGCCATTTCCAGACACCATGTTCGGACAGATCTTTCAGATGACTAACTACCTTTTTGGGGCATTCTTTATGTCCATCATTCTTGGCCAG ATGAGAGATGTCATAGGTGCAGCCACAGCCGGTCAGACATACTTCCGAGCCTCCATGGACAACACAGTGGACTACATGGTGAGCAACCGCATCCCATCGATGGTGCAGAACAGAGTCCGCACCTGGTACACGTACACCTGGGACGCTCAGGGCATGCTGG ATGAGTCAGAGCTGCTGGACAAAATGCCTCTGGTGATGAGAACCGCCATCGCCGTGGACATCAACCTGGCCACCTTTCAGAAGATTGATCTTTTCAAG GGCTGTGACCAGCAGATGTTGGTGGACATGTTGCTGAGGCTCAAGTCAATCATTTACCTCCCTGGAGACTTTGTGGTGAAGAAA GGTGACATCGGTAAAGAGATGTACATCATCAAAGGAGGAGCGGTGCAGGTGGTGGGAGGACCTGACAACAGCATTGTGTTTGTCACACTGAAGGCCGGCTGTGTGTTCGGAGAAATCAG CCTGTTGCAGTCTTCCAAAGATGGAGGAAACAGGCGCACAGCTAACGTCAAAGCGTACGGCTTCGCTAACCTCTTTGTCCTGGAGAAGAAGGACCTGTTTGACATCCTCGTCCACTACCCCGAGTCTCAGAAGGTTCTCGCCAGGAAGGGAAG GAAGCTAATGAAGGCCAAGGGTCCTGCAGCAGcgaaggcagaggaggagaagaagaagggactGGCTCTGTTTGGACCCAAACCAGCAACGCCCAAACTGCTGCGAGCTGTCGGAGGAACGTTCAACAGAAATATCATCGAAAGGATGAAG gcTGCTTCTGGTGGAAAGTGA